The Rhizobium leguminosarum genome includes a region encoding these proteins:
- a CDS encoding DUF2333 family protein, with product MLDRIAGFFRLIGQTIGRWARLFSAWAFWPFLAAHGWYQRRSWMIRLPVIAFVALLVVLYGYFFWQTQVWSNFNTAFVDQYRLSERKAAAGQEVPVAEGASTTAPKACQRSAIVDVAADLTDFNVNQNAWISSMLLYKMGFFGIDWDHTPFLDNKASFQRGINQAVRRTSAELVDTLGRVRGTSGINNDLQSARGNLQFDENSWYFGLNPFGPKTPTPSYYRSAIGSLRKFNTDLALCNVVFDGRADNLMQFIDRIANDLGGTSDMLAERSENHNRGWFDTRADDRFWFAYGQLYAYYAILAAAQADFSQVVQERNLGAIWGSTTRQFQAALRIQPAIISNGREDGWIMPSHLATMGFYILRVRSNLVEIRSVLDR from the coding sequence ATGCTTGACCGGATAGCCGGTTTTTTCAGGCTGATCGGCCAGACGATCGGCCGTTGGGCCCGCCTGTTTTCCGCCTGGGCCTTTTGGCCCTTTCTTGCCGCGCACGGCTGGTATCAGCGCCGGAGCTGGATGATCCGGCTGCCGGTCATCGCTTTCGTGGCGCTGCTGGTCGTGCTCTACGGTTATTTCTTCTGGCAGACGCAGGTCTGGTCGAATTTCAACACCGCATTCGTCGACCAGTACCGGCTTTCCGAACGCAAGGCTGCCGCCGGGCAGGAAGTGCCGGTCGCCGAGGGCGCCAGTACGACGGCGCCAAAGGCCTGCCAGCGCTCGGCGATCGTCGACGTCGCGGCCGATCTGACCGATTTCAATGTCAACCAGAACGCATGGATCTCCTCCATGCTGCTCTACAAGATGGGCTTCTTCGGCATCGACTGGGATCATACGCCCTTCCTCGACAACAAGGCCTCTTTCCAGCGCGGTATCAACCAGGCGGTCCGGCGGACTTCGGCGGAGCTGGTCGATACGCTCGGGCGTGTGCGCGGCACCTCGGGCATTAACAACGACCTGCAGAGCGCGCGCGGCAATCTGCAGTTCGACGAAAACAGCTGGTATTTCGGCCTCAACCCCTTCGGGCCAAAGACGCCGACGCCCTCCTATTACCGCTCGGCGATAGGCAGCCTGCGCAAGTTCAACACAGATCTCGCCCTCTGCAACGTCGTTTTCGACGGCCGCGCCGACAATCTGATGCAGTTCATCGACCGCATCGCCAACGATCTCGGCGGCACCTCCGACATGCTCGCCGAGCGCTCGGAAAACCACAATCGCGGCTGGTTCGATACCCGTGCCGACGACCGGTTCTGGTTCGCCTATGGCCAGCTCTATGCCTACTACGCCATCCTTGCCGCCGCCCAGGCGGATTTCTCGCAGGTGGTGCAGGAACGTAATCTCGGCGCGATCTGGGGCAGCACGACGCGGCAGTTCCAGGCCGCACTGCGCATCCAGCCCGCGATCATCTCGAACGGCCGCGAGGACGGCTGGATCATGCCGAGCCATCTCGCCACTATGGGCTTCTATATTCTGAGGGTGCGCTCGAACCTCGTCGAGATCCGCTCGGTGCTTGACCGCTAA
- a CDS encoding thymidine kinase, with amino-acid sequence MAKLYFNYSTMNAGKSTMLLQASYNYQERGMRTVQLIAAFDERAGRGVIGSRIGLEASAIPFEPHEDLFRLVATLSGEGAPISCIFVDEAHFMTPVHVWQLARVVDRLGIPVMVYGLRTDFQGKLFPASQELLAIADEMREVRTICHCGRKATMVVRLDAEGKVLHEGAQIDVGGNEKYVSLCRRHWDDAMNGAWIAEPV; translated from the coding sequence ATGGCAAAACTCTATTTCAACTACTCGACGATGAACGCCGGCAAGTCGACGATGCTGCTGCAGGCCTCCTATAATTACCAGGAGCGCGGCATGCGCACGGTGCAGCTGATCGCGGCCTTCGACGAGCGCGCGGGCCGAGGCGTCATCGGCTCGCGGATCGGCCTGGAGGCCAGCGCCATTCCCTTCGAGCCGCATGAGGATCTGTTCCGGTTGGTTGCGACGCTGAGTGGCGAAGGAGCACCGATTTCCTGCATCTTCGTCGACGAGGCGCATTTCATGACGCCTGTCCATGTCTGGCAGCTTGCCCGTGTCGTCGACAGGCTCGGCATCCCTGTGATGGTCTACGGGCTGAGAACCGATTTCCAGGGCAAGCTGTTTCCGGCCTCGCAGGAGCTCTTGGCGATCGCCGACGAAATGCGCGAGGTGCGCACGATCTGCCATTGCGGGCGCAAGGCAACGATGGTGGTGCGGCTCGACGCGGAAGGAAAGGTGCTGCACGAAGGCGCGCAGATCGACGTCGGCGGCAATGAGAAATATGTTTCGCTCTGCCGCAGGCACTGGGACGACGCGATGAACGGTGCCTGGATCGCCGAGCCGGTCTGA
- a CDS encoding choline ABC transporter substrate-binding protein: MKTTSTFKLVTATAVAALSVATAAFAAEPDSCSTVRFSDVGWTDITATTATASVVLKSIGYQTDIKVLSVPVTYTSLKNKDIDIFLGNWMPTQEKDVRPYIDDKSVESFGPNLVGAKYTLATNAKGAELGIKDFKDIAAHKDDLDGKIYGIEPGNDGNRLVMDMIEKNEFGLKDLEVVESSEQGMLAQVARADKAGKPVVFLGWEPHPMNTNFKLTYLTGGDNVFGPDFGGAKVFTNVRAGYLDECPNVGMMLKNLKFSLDMENQIMGKILNDGKEPEAAASEWLKANPAALEPWLAGVKTRDGSGEALAAAKTGLGL; encoded by the coding sequence ATGAAAACAACAAGCACGTTCAAACTCGTTACTGCAACTGCCGTCGCCGCCCTCTCCGTTGCTACCGCCGCCTTCGCTGCCGAACCCGACAGCTGCTCCACCGTTCGTTTCTCGGACGTCGGCTGGACGGATATCACCGCCACCACCGCCACCGCATCCGTCGTCTTGAAGAGCATCGGCTATCAGACCGACATCAAGGTTCTCTCGGTGCCGGTCACCTATACCTCGCTGAAGAACAAGGACATCGATATCTTCCTCGGCAACTGGATGCCGACACAGGAAAAGGACGTCCGGCCCTATATCGACGACAAGTCGGTTGAATCCTTCGGCCCCAACCTCGTCGGCGCCAAGTATACGCTTGCCACCAACGCCAAGGGAGCCGAACTCGGCATCAAGGACTTCAAGGACATCGCCGCCCATAAGGACGATCTCGACGGCAAGATCTATGGCATCGAGCCCGGCAATGACGGCAACCGCCTCGTCATGGACATGATCGAGAAGAACGAGTTCGGCCTGAAGGATCTGGAAGTCGTCGAGTCCTCCGAACAGGGCATGCTCGCCCAGGTCGCTCGTGCAGACAAAGCGGGCAAGCCCGTTGTCTTCCTCGGCTGGGAACCCCATCCGATGAACACCAACTTCAAGCTGACCTACCTCACAGGCGGCGACAACGTCTTCGGCCCTGACTTCGGCGGTGCCAAGGTCTTCACCAACGTGCGTGCCGGTTATCTCGACGAATGCCCGAATGTCGGCATGATGTTGAAGAACTTGAAGTTCTCCCTCGACATGGAGAACCAGATCATGGGCAAGATCCTTAACGACGGCAAGGAGCCGGAAGCTGCGGCTTCCGAATGGCTGAAGGCGAACCCCGCAGCGCTCGAGCCCTGGCTTGCGGGCGTCAAGACCCGCGACGGCAGCGGCGAGGCCCTCGCGGCGGCCAAGACCGGCCTCGGCCTCTAA
- the choW gene encoding choline ABC transporter permease subunit → MNWITEFKIPVGPWAKSFVDWLTSNGEWFFNQIAFLLSSAIDGLLFVLQKPHPLIVIAAITAIAFWLRRSIAVAVFTCLGLLLIVNQDYWKETTETLALVLAATFVCMVIGIPLGIAAARRPWVYAAMRPVLDLMQTIPTFVYLIPALILFGLGMVPGLIATVIFAIPAPIRLTRLGIISTPPSLVEAAVAFGATPIQVLRKIELPFATPQIMAGLTQTIMLSLSMVVIAALVGAPGLGVPVVRALNTVNIAKGFEAGFCIVILAIILDRMFRTAGEGGAA, encoded by the coding sequence TTGAATTGGATCACCGAATTTAAGATTCCCGTTGGCCCCTGGGCCAAGTCCTTCGTGGATTGGCTGACCTCGAACGGCGAATGGTTCTTCAACCAGATCGCCTTCCTGCTGTCGAGCGCGATAGACGGCCTGCTCTTCGTGCTGCAGAAGCCTCATCCGCTGATCGTCATCGCTGCCATCACCGCCATCGCCTTTTGGCTGCGCCGGTCGATCGCGGTTGCCGTCTTCACCTGTCTCGGGCTGCTGCTGATCGTGAACCAGGACTATTGGAAGGAAACGACGGAGACGCTCGCTCTCGTGCTCGCCGCCACCTTCGTCTGTATGGTGATCGGTATTCCGCTCGGCATTGCCGCCGCCCGCCGCCCTTGGGTCTATGCTGCCATGCGCCCGGTGCTCGATCTCATGCAGACCATACCGACATTCGTCTATCTGATCCCGGCGCTCATCCTGTTCGGGCTCGGCATGGTGCCGGGCCTGATTGCGACCGTCATCTTCGCAATCCCCGCCCCGATCCGGCTGACGCGTCTCGGCATCATCTCGACGCCACCGTCCCTCGTCGAAGCCGCCGTGGCTTTCGGCGCGACGCCGATACAGGTGCTGCGCAAGATCGAGCTTCCCTTCGCCACGCCGCAGATCATGGCGGGTCTCACCCAGACCATCATGCTGTCGTTGTCGATGGTCGTCATCGCCGCCCTCGTCGGCGCTCCCGGGCTTGGCGTGCCCGTCGTCCGTGCGCTGAACACCGTCAATATCGCCAAGGGCTTCGAGGCGGGCTTCTGCATCGTCATCCTGGCAATCATTCTGGACCGGATGTTCCGCACCGCGGGTGAAGGAGGCGCTGCATGA
- the choV gene encoding choline ABC transporter ATP-binding protein has translation MTAVSFNNVSIVFGDRPETALAMVDQGKTRDEIGAATGLVLGVANASLTIEEGEILVLMGLSGSGKSTLLRAVNGLAPVVRGDVAVSAATGPVNPYRCNAKALRDLRSHTVSMVFQQFALLPWRTVADNVGFGLELAGMPEAERKLRVGEQLELVNLTKWADRKVNELSGGMQQRVGLARAFATGAPILLMDEPFSALDPLIRTRLQDELLEFQRRLKKTILFVSHDLDEAFRIGNRIAIMESGRIIQCGTPHDIVKNPADQYVADFVQNLNPINMLTAADVMQPGLGQTAAGMSVSATARAATPLIDILDALARQPGSIGIVENGAIVGTISAQDIVAGLTRHRRKEEA, from the coding sequence ATGACCGCGGTAAGCTTTAACAATGTCAGCATCGTCTTCGGCGATCGGCCGGAAACCGCCCTTGCCATGGTCGACCAGGGCAAAACGCGCGACGAGATCGGCGCCGCCACCGGTCTTGTGCTCGGCGTGGCCAACGCCTCTCTGACGATCGAGGAAGGCGAGATCCTGGTGCTGATGGGTCTTTCCGGCTCCGGCAAGTCGACGCTGCTGCGCGCCGTCAACGGGCTCGCTCCCGTGGTGCGTGGCGATGTCGCGGTCTCGGCGGCCACCGGCCCCGTCAACCCCTATAGATGCAATGCCAAGGCCTTGCGCGACCTGCGCTCCCACACCGTCTCCATGGTGTTCCAGCAATTCGCCCTCCTGCCCTGGCGCACCGTCGCCGACAATGTCGGCTTCGGTCTCGAGCTCGCCGGCATGCCGGAAGCCGAACGCAAGCTTCGGGTCGGCGAGCAGCTTGAACTCGTCAACCTGACGAAATGGGCCGATCGCAAGGTCAACGAGCTTTCCGGCGGCATGCAGCAGCGTGTCGGCCTTGCCCGCGCCTTTGCCACCGGCGCCCCGATCCTGCTCATGGACGAGCCTTTCTCGGCTCTCGACCCACTGATCCGCACCCGCCTGCAGGATGAGCTCCTGGAATTCCAGCGGCGGCTGAAAAAGACCATCCTCTTCGTCAGCCACGATCTCGACGAGGCCTTCCGCATCGGCAATCGCATTGCCATCATGGAGAGCGGCCGCATCATCCAGTGCGGGACGCCGCACGATATCGTCAAGAACCCCGCAGACCAGTATGTCGCCGATTTCGTGCAGAACCTCAATCCGATCAACATGCTGACGGCCGCCGACGTCATGCAGCCAGGCCTCGGCCAGACTGCCGCCGGCATGAGCGTCAGCGCCACGGCCCGCGCCGCGACCCCGCTCATCGATATTCTCGATGCCCTTGCCCGCCAGCCGGGCAGTATCGGGATCGTCGAGAACGGCGCGATCGTCGGCACCATCTCGGCTCAGGATATCGTTGCCGGCCTCACCCGCCATCGCCGCAAGGAGGAAGCTTGA
- a CDS encoding HugZ family protein, which produces MKDQPSPLRETDDEARKLARVLLRSARYAAIAVLDPETGFPFASRVLVATDIDGTPVILVSKLSAHTKALAKDPRASLLTGEPGKGDPLAYPRLTTQCLAEPVERGNAIHERIRTRFLDRHSKAALYIDFPDFLFFRLKPEQASLNGGFGRAYLLDGNDLVIQSAANEAIAAEAAETVRDLVERHPDIADALATRLKAPESGPWRICGIDSSGFDMISGDILLRYEFETLAVDADHICSNMSKVAYSIP; this is translated from the coding sequence ATGAAAGATCAGCCCTCCCCTCTACGCGAAACCGACGACGAAGCCCGCAAGCTCGCCCGCGTGTTGTTGCGCTCCGCCCGCTATGCTGCGATCGCCGTTCTCGACCCCGAGACCGGCTTTCCCTTCGCCAGCCGCGTGCTGGTCGCTACCGACATCGACGGAACGCCCGTGATCCTCGTTTCGAAGCTGTCGGCCCACACCAAAGCGCTCGCCAAGGACCCGCGCGCTTCGCTCCTCACCGGTGAACCCGGCAAGGGCGACCCCCTCGCCTATCCCCGTTTGACGACCCAATGCCTGGCAGAACCCGTCGAGCGTGGCAATGCAATCCATGAGCGTATCCGCACGCGTTTTCTCGATCGCCACAGCAAGGCGGCGCTTTATATCGACTTTCCTGATTTCCTGTTCTTCCGTCTCAAGCCGGAGCAGGCCAGCCTCAATGGCGGATTCGGCCGCGCCTACCTGCTTGATGGGAATGATCTCGTAATCCAGTCGGCCGCGAATGAGGCGATCGCCGCCGAGGCGGCAGAGACAGTGCGAGATTTAGTAGAACGCCATCCCGATATCGCCGATGCCCTCGCTACCAGGCTAAAGGCGCCAGAATCGGGTCCTTGGCGCATTTGTGGTATCGATTCCTCAGGTTTCGACATGATTTCCGGCGACATCCTTCTGCGATACGAGTTCGAAACCCTCGCTGTGGATGCCGATCACATTTGTTCAAACATGTCTAAAGTAGCATACTCGATACCTTAA
- a CDS encoding ArsR/SmtB family transcription factor, producing METSDLADHTNVAAALLSAMANPKRLLILCSLVKGEVAVGVLATQVGLSQSALSQHLSKLRAQKLVKTRRDAQTIYYSSTSEPVMKILATLEDIYLVQNRNRSAA from the coding sequence ATGGAAACCTCTGATTTGGCCGATCACACGAATGTGGCGGCAGCTTTATTGTCGGCCATGGCCAACCCTAAAAGATTGCTGATCCTGTGCAGCCTCGTGAAGGGCGAAGTGGCCGTCGGCGTGCTTGCGACGCAGGTCGGGCTCAGCCAGTCGGCTCTTTCTCAGCACCTCTCGAAACTGCGCGCTCAAAAGCTGGTCAAGACCCGCCGGGACGCACAAACCATCTACTATTCGAGCACCTCCGAGCCGGTCATGAAAATCCTGGCAACGCTCGAAGATATCTACCTCGTGCAGAACAGGAATAGGTCCGCCGCCTGA
- a CDS encoding PhoX family protein, whose translation MHSRQVTAAILEEGVRRRSVLKGFLAAMGAAALSPALGTAHAEAAGSSLTFPELKRVRDTADHWPEGYERQILARWGDALFPDSPEFDIAALDGKAAERQFGYNNDFTQFLPLPWGEKSSDHGLMVVSHEYATPFLMFPGLTSEDYREKLTDHQIRAIMAALGVSIFEVRKTDGRWAIVKDGKYNRRIHMSTEIGISGPAAGDDRLKTKADPTGTIVFGTISNCNGGITPWGTMLSGEEGAMDVFAGDYKKLPNQELVERQGWDEDENDIYSVSRVEPRFKFEEEPNEWMRFDWVVEIDPFDPTAKPVKRTSLGRMTHEGAHCCVAPDGRVVVFMGDDDDFEYIYRFVTRDPWNPNDRAANKDLLDHGTLDVAKFESNGTMAWIPLIAGEGPLTAEAGFKSQADVVLATRAAADLVGATPMDGPEGFIAHLGTGKLYVAMTENEDRLPKVEGGDEKEMVNIANPRSPNPHGHLLELAAPGGPEKPDYAADSFKWDVLILCGDPAKAGDQAMFHPATTSAGWFTDPDNLAVDPAGRLWVTTDGPPPEGITDSVYVMDTEGPGRALPKLFYIAPVGSEACSPTFTPDGSSVFLSIQHPGELRMADNEDATSMEDAGTDWPDFKPGMPARPSLVVLSRVNNDVVGS comes from the coding sequence ATGCATTCGCGCCAAGTTACGGCCGCCATTCTCGAAGAGGGCGTTCGCCGCCGCAGCGTGCTCAAGGGCTTTCTCGCGGCGATGGGCGCTGCGGCACTTTCGCCGGCGCTCGGAACCGCGCATGCCGAGGCTGCCGGCTCCAGCCTGACGTTTCCGGAACTCAAGCGCGTGCGCGATACCGCCGACCACTGGCCGGAGGGCTACGAGCGCCAGATCCTGGCGCGCTGGGGCGATGCACTTTTCCCCGACAGCCCGGAATTTGACATTGCGGCGCTTGACGGTAAGGCTGCCGAGCGTCAGTTCGGCTACAATAACGACTTCACGCAGTTTCTGCCGCTGCCCTGGGGCGAGAAGAGCTCCGACCACGGGTTGATGGTGGTCAGCCATGAATATGCAACGCCTTTCCTGATGTTTCCCGGCCTGACGAGCGAGGATTACCGCGAGAAGCTTACCGATCATCAGATTCGCGCCATCATGGCCGCGCTCGGCGTCTCGATCTTCGAAGTGAGGAAGACGGACGGCAGGTGGGCGATCGTCAAGGACGGGAAATACAATCGCCGCATCCATATGAGCACCGAGATTGGCATCTCCGGTCCGGCTGCCGGCGACGATCGTCTTAAGACCAAAGCCGATCCGACCGGCACGATCGTCTTCGGGACGATCTCGAACTGCAATGGCGGCATCACTCCCTGGGGCACGATGCTTTCGGGCGAGGAAGGCGCCATGGACGTCTTCGCCGGCGATTACAAAAAACTTCCGAACCAGGAGTTGGTCGAGCGTCAGGGCTGGGATGAAGACGAGAACGACATCTATTCCGTCAGCCGCGTCGAGCCGCGCTTCAAATTCGAGGAAGAGCCGAACGAATGGATGCGTTTCGATTGGGTCGTCGAGATCGATCCGTTCGATCCGACGGCAAAGCCGGTCAAGCGCACCTCGCTCGGCCGTATGACGCATGAGGGGGCCCACTGTTGCGTCGCCCCTGACGGCCGTGTGGTGGTCTTCATGGGCGATGACGACGACTTCGAATATATTTACCGCTTCGTCACCCGCGATCCCTGGAACCCGAACGATCGCGCCGCCAACAAGGATCTGCTCGACCACGGCACGCTTGATGTCGCAAAGTTCGAAAGCAACGGCACGATGGCCTGGATCCCGCTCATTGCGGGCGAGGGGCCGCTGACGGCGGAAGCTGGCTTCAAGAGCCAGGCCGACGTCGTGCTGGCGACGCGCGCCGCAGCCGATCTCGTCGGCGCCACGCCGATGGACGGACCGGAGGGCTTCATCGCGCATCTCGGCACCGGCAAGCTTTATGTCGCCATGACCGAGAACGAAGATCGGCTGCCCAAGGTTGAGGGCGGCGACGAGAAGGAGATGGTCAACATTGCCAATCCGCGCAGCCCCAATCCGCACGGTCACCTGCTGGAACTCGCAGCACCTGGCGGTCCCGAAAAGCCGGATTATGCCGCCGACAGCTTCAAATGGGACGTCTTGATCCTCTGCGGCGATCCCGCCAAGGCAGGGGATCAGGCGATGTTTCATCCTGCGACGACCTCGGCCGGCTGGTTCACAGACCCCGACAATCTCGCGGTCGATCCGGCCGGACGCCTCTGGGTCACCACCGACGGCCCGCCGCCGGAAGGCATAACCGATTCCGTCTATGTGATGGATACCGAAGGCCCGGGCCGGGCACTTCCGAAGCTGTTCTATATTGCGCCCGTCGGCTCGGAAGCCTGTTCGCCGACTTTCACCCCTGACGGCAGCAGCGTCTTTCTTTCCATCCAGCATCCGGGCGAACTGCGGATGGCCGACAACGAGGATGCGACCTCGATGGAGGATGCCGGCACCGACTGGCCGGATTTCAAACCCGGCATGCCCGCCCGTCCGTCGCTGGTGGTGCTGAGCCGCGTCAACAACGATGTGGTCGGCAGTTAA
- a CDS encoding aspartate aminotransferase family protein, with the protein MSNRLNAPNDLRAFWMPFTANRQFKKEPRLFVGAKDMYYTTHDGRQVLDGTAGLWCVNAGHCRPKITEAIREQAGELDYAPAFQLGHPKAFELANRLVDIAPEGLNHVLYTNSGSESVETALKVALAYHRVKGNGSRFRLIGRERGYHGVNFGGISVGGIVTNRKMFGTLLTGVDHMPHTHQPGKNNFTRGEPEHGGDIATELERIVTLHDASTVAAVIVEPVAGSTGVLIPPKGYLQKLREICTKHGILLIFDEVITGFGRLGAPFAAQYYDVKPDMITAAKGLTNGVIPMGAVFVTSEIHDAFMNGPEHMIEFFHGYTYSGNPIASAAALATLDTYKEEGLLTRAAELSDYWADALHSLKDCPNVIDIRNTGLIGAIELDPIAGEPTKRAFTAFLKAYESGLLIRTTGDIIALSPPLIIEKHHIDELFGKLRTILQNNI; encoded by the coding sequence ATGTCCAATCGCCTCAATGCACCGAACGATCTTCGCGCCTTCTGGATGCCGTTTACGGCAAATCGCCAGTTCAAGAAGGAGCCGCGTTTGTTCGTCGGCGCCAAGGACATGTACTATACGACCCATGACGGTCGTCAGGTGCTGGACGGCACGGCTGGCCTCTGGTGCGTCAATGCCGGCCACTGCCGCCCGAAGATCACCGAGGCGATCCGCGAGCAGGCCGGCGAACTCGATTACGCGCCGGCCTTCCAGCTCGGCCATCCCAAGGCCTTCGAACTGGCGAACCGCCTGGTCGACATTGCCCCTGAAGGCCTGAACCACGTCCTCTACACCAACTCCGGCTCAGAATCCGTCGAGACCGCGCTCAAGGTGGCGCTCGCCTATCACCGTGTGAAGGGCAATGGATCACGCTTCCGCCTGATCGGCCGCGAGCGCGGCTATCACGGCGTCAACTTCGGCGGCATATCCGTCGGCGGCATCGTCACCAACCGCAAGATGTTCGGCACGCTTCTGACCGGCGTCGATCACATGCCGCACACCCACCAGCCCGGCAAGAACAACTTTACCCGCGGCGAGCCCGAGCATGGCGGCGACATCGCCACCGAGCTCGAGCGTATCGTCACCCTGCATGACGCCTCGACCGTCGCCGCCGTCATCGTCGAGCCGGTGGCGGGCTCCACCGGCGTCTTGATCCCACCGAAGGGCTACCTGCAGAAGCTGCGCGAGATTTGCACCAAACACGGTATCCTTCTGATCTTCGACGAAGTCATCACCGGCTTCGGCCGCCTCGGCGCCCCCTTTGCCGCGCAATATTACGACGTCAAGCCCGACATGATCACCGCCGCCAAGGGACTGACCAACGGCGTCATTCCGATGGGCGCCGTCTTCGTCACCTCCGAGATCCATGATGCCTTCATGAACGGCCCGGAGCACATGATCGAGTTCTTCCACGGCTATACCTATTCCGGCAACCCGATTGCCTCCGCCGCCGCACTCGCCACGCTCGACACCTACAAGGAAGAGGGCCTGCTGACACGCGCCGCCGAGCTTTCCGACTACTGGGCCGACGCGTTGCATTCGCTGAAGGACTGCCCCAATGTCATCGACATCAGGAACACCGGCCTGATCGGCGCCATCGAGCTCGACCCGATCGCCGGCGAGCCCACCAAGCGCGCCTTCACCGCTTTCCTGAAAGCCTATGAAAGCGGCCTGCTAATCCGCACCACCGGCGATATCATCGCGCTCTCCCCGCCGCTGATCATCGAGAAGCACCACATCGACGAGCTCTTCGGCAAGCTGCGGACGATCCTCCAGAACAACATTTGA
- a CDS encoding HD-GYP domain-containing protein — translation MLKRIEARQVRHGMFVEAIEGAWQDPLLSKRRFLLRREVDALKLRKSGIEGVIINTSRGLDIDGLPGGNIEIDTKVARESIQKSVQVLESVFGRLQHGDGISFDQVAPVISSVSKSMDDNPTVFLSVTRLKSKDEVTFLHSLSVSALMILFGRHLGLDETTVQMLGTAGLLHDVGKLEIPLEILNKEGRLDENEIKMIRDHPEKGHAILSRQEGMPEIVLDVCLNHHERIDGKGYPRRLSEAQVSFHARLAAICDVYDAMTSVRPYKAPWSASQALKWMLGNEGQFDRRLLKKFALCLSVAAVT, via the coding sequence ATGCTCAAGCGTATCGAAGCCAGACAGGTGCGCCACGGAATGTTTGTGGAGGCGATCGAGGGTGCATGGCAGGACCCTCTTCTGTCCAAGCGAAGATTTCTGCTGCGCCGTGAAGTCGATGCCCTGAAGCTTCGCAAGAGCGGCATTGAAGGTGTTATCATCAACACCAGCAGAGGCCTCGACATCGACGGTCTGCCAGGCGGCAATATCGAGATCGACACCAAGGTGGCACGCGAGTCCATCCAGAAATCCGTGCAGGTCCTGGAAAGCGTTTTCGGCCGGCTCCAGCATGGTGATGGCATCAGCTTCGATCAGGTGGCGCCGGTGATTTCCTCGGTCTCCAAGTCGATGGATGACAATCCCACTGTCTTTCTGAGCGTTACGCGTCTGAAATCCAAGGACGAAGTGACGTTTCTGCATTCGCTTTCGGTGAGTGCGCTGATGATCCTTTTCGGCCGTCATCTCGGACTTGACGAGACGACCGTGCAGATGCTCGGCACGGCAGGATTGCTGCACGACGTCGGCAAGCTGGAAATTCCGCTCGAGATACTCAACAAGGAAGGGCGCCTGGACGAGAACGAGATCAAGATGATCCGCGATCATCCGGAAAAGGGGCACGCAATCCTGTCACGCCAGGAAGGCATGCCGGAGATCGTTCTCGACGTCTGCCTCAACCATCATGAGCGTATCGACGGCAAGGGCTACCCCCGCAGGCTTTCCGAAGCGCAGGTCAGCTTCCATGCGCGTCTTGCTGCGATTTGCGACGTCTATGACGCCATGACCTCCGTGCGGCCGTACAAGGCGCCATGGAGTGCGAGCCAAGCACTGAAATGGATGCTTGGCAATGAAGGGCAATTCGATCGCCGGCTGCTGAAGAAATTCGCCCTCTGCCTTTCGGTCGCCGCCGTGACTTGA